One Nitrospira sp. DNA window includes the following coding sequences:
- a CDS encoding Flagellar synthesis regulator FleN, with the protein MTIQPGILDGQTKELDACVVSSRTQVITVTSGKGGVGKTNVVANTAIALAQIGKRVLVLDADLGLGNIDILLGLTPKYTLEHVLSKACRLEDIALAGPGGIVVLPASTGISHLTTLTETQQLILQEELERLASTMDVLLIDTGAGISSTVTYFAAAAQSIVVVVSPEPTSLTDAYALMKVLLRQYRERRFHVLVNMVKSPKDAARVFRKLEMAVSRFLHISLDYLGAIPLDDYVPMAVTQQRAVIDQFPQAPASRAFRELTEAVARLTPPALPKGTVQFLWQQLVRTH; encoded by the coding sequence ATGACGATACAACCAGGGATTCTGGACGGTCAGACGAAAGAACTCGACGCCTGCGTCGTTTCCTCCCGTACCCAGGTCATTACCGTGACGAGCGGCAAGGGCGGGGTCGGAAAAACCAATGTGGTGGCGAACACGGCCATTGCGCTGGCGCAAATCGGGAAACGGGTGCTCGTGCTCGATGCGGATCTCGGGTTGGGCAATATCGATATTTTGCTGGGCCTGACGCCGAAATACACGTTGGAACATGTGCTCAGCAAGGCCTGCCGTCTTGAGGATATCGCACTGGCCGGACCGGGCGGGATCGTCGTGCTCCCAGCCAGTACCGGCATTTCGCATCTGACGACCTTGACGGAAACGCAACAGCTGATTCTACAGGAGGAACTGGAGCGGCTGGCCTCCACCATGGATGTCCTGTTGATCGACACGGGAGCGGGCATTTCCTCGACCGTCACCTATTTCGCGGCGGCAGCACAATCGATCGTGGTCGTGGTGTCCCCGGAACCGACATCGTTGACCGATGCCTACGCCTTGATGAAGGTCCTGTTGCGGCAGTATCGGGAACGGCGGTTTCATGTGCTGGTCAATATGGTGAAGTCGCCGAAAGACGCGGCCCGTGTGTTTCGAAAGCTGGAGATGGCCGTGAGCCGGTTTCTCCATATCTCGCTGGACTACCTGGGAGCCATTCCACTGGACGACTACGTCCCCATGGCCGTCACCCAGCAGCGCGCCGTGATCGATCAATTTCCCCAGGCGCCGGCCAGCCGCGCGTTTCGAGAGCTCACCGAGGCGGTGGCACGACTGACTCCGCCGGCCCTTCCCAAAGGCACAGTGCAGTTCCTCTGGCAACAACTGGTACGGACGCACTGA
- a CDS encoding RNA polymerase sigma factor for flagellar operon, which produces MDVRKETVAGNTRKVIPEADRERVIQEFTHVVKAMAHRLAFRLPAYMDAEDLMSVGIIGLMDAMDKYDPTREAKFKTYAEFRIRGAMLDEIRSMDWIPRSVHERITLLQKTYSELLNRLGRPPTDQEVGKELNMSAEELDEFLTRSRGAVVVSLDDLGVQDADGHKIISMLTDPNQPDPLSVLVSERARHVLESAIQELPEKERTVLSLYYFEELTMKEIGQALKVTESRVCQIHSKAILHLKARLQPVEA; this is translated from the coding sequence ATGGATGTTCGCAAAGAGACGGTGGCGGGGAACACTCGGAAGGTGATCCCGGAAGCAGATCGGGAGCGGGTCATCCAGGAGTTCACCCATGTTGTGAAGGCCATGGCCCACCGGTTGGCCTTTCGATTGCCGGCTTACATGGATGCCGAGGACCTGATGTCCGTCGGCATCATCGGTCTCATGGACGCGATGGATAAGTACGACCCGACCCGCGAAGCCAAGTTCAAAACCTATGCGGAGTTTCGCATCCGTGGCGCCATGCTCGATGAAATCCGCTCGATGGACTGGATTCCACGCTCGGTCCATGAGCGCATCACGCTCCTTCAGAAAACCTATTCGGAATTGTTGAATCGATTGGGCCGCCCGCCGACGGACCAGGAAGTGGGCAAGGAACTGAACATGTCGGCGGAGGAACTGGATGAATTCTTGACCCGCTCGCGGGGGGCGGTGGTCGTCAGTCTGGATGATCTCGGCGTGCAGGATGCGGACGGCCATAAGATCATCAGCATGTTGACCGATCCCAACCAGCCTGATCCCTTGTCCGTCTTGGTCAGTGAGAGGGCGCGGCATGTGTTGGAATCCGCCATCCAAGAGCTGCCGGAGAAAGAGCGCACCGTGCTCTCCCTCTATTATTTCGAGGAACTCACCATGAAAGAGATCGGGCAGGCGCTCAAAGTCACGGAGTCGCGGGTCTGCCAGATCCATTCGAAGGCCATTCTCCACCTCAAGGCCCGACTGCAACCGGTCGAGGCCTGA
- a CDS encoding diguanylate cyclase/phosphodiesterase (GGDEF & EAL domains) with PAS/PAC sensor(s), with the protein MVVSIMLVVGGLYWTASVGLLTVSALTAYPKAIWIGATVLFISVVGATLWTAWSSRSDSNGRLLSEASNVRILSTYDSVTGLPTNRLFTSLLNQALPRAHKNGRLVAVLMVELDHFTLSSELQGHVNRNMIYRVQAARMKSALRTTDCVARLAERTFVVLLDQVMAQDEVVAVAKKMQGTVSLPFTLDGHEVFLTSRIGISLSTQDGGEGGQLIEAATQAVATARAEGYAMYGLHGAVVTPQVDSTATIAA; encoded by the coding sequence ATGGTGGTATCCATCATGCTGGTGGTGGGCGGGTTGTATTGGACTGCGTCGGTCGGCCTCCTGACCGTTTCGGCTTTGACGGCTTACCCCAAGGCGATTTGGATCGGCGCTACCGTCCTGTTCATATCCGTCGTCGGTGCAACCCTCTGGACTGCGTGGAGTTCGAGATCCGACTCCAACGGTCGGCTGCTTTCGGAAGCTTCCAATGTCCGTATCCTGAGCACCTACGATTCGGTGACCGGATTGCCGACGAACCGGCTGTTCACCTCCCTCCTGAATCAAGCGCTGCCGCGAGCCCACAAGAACGGCCGCCTGGTTGCGGTCCTCATGGTCGAATTGGACCACTTCACCTTATCGAGCGAATTGCAAGGGCATGTGAACCGCAACATGATCTATCGTGTTCAGGCGGCCAGGATGAAGAGTGCCCTGCGCACGACCGACTGCGTCGCGAGGCTTGCCGAACGTACCTTCGTCGTGTTACTGGATCAGGTTATGGCGCAGGATGAGGTGGTAGCGGTCGCCAAGAAAATGCAGGGGACGGTCTCGCTGCCCTTCACCTTGGATGGGCATGAGGTGTTCTTGACCAGCCGTATCGGGATCAGCCTCTCGACCCAGGACGGGGGAGAGGGGGGCCAACTCATCGAAGCCGCGACTCAAGCCGTCGCCACCGCCCGCGCCGAAGGGTATGCAATGTACGGTCTCCATGGAGCCGTTGTGACGCCGCAAGTCGATTCCACCGCCACGATCGCTGCCTGA
- a CDS encoding Flagellar basal-body rod protein FlgF translates to MNRAIYPILSGAVAQEKQLQVFANNLANVNTAGFKQDQQGFRGLLARAGSPSVISSSVSGITSTIASRPTGPTERVFVEPHGVRTAFEPGRIRITGNPLDLALQGKGFFEVKTPEGIRYTRNGMFSLDNQRRLATNVGHVVMGTKGEIKVPPGTVQINAQGTIQVDGNQIGTIKVVEFPDAQMPQKFTEGLFMGGEPKVSADPQLQSGHIEESNVNSLGEMVKMIQGMRSYESAQKLIQTLDNMTQTAIQDLGRVQ, encoded by the coding sequence ATGAATCGAGCCATCTATCCCATCCTGTCCGGCGCCGTGGCCCAGGAAAAACAGCTGCAGGTGTTTGCCAACAATCTGGCCAACGTCAATACGGCCGGGTTCAAACAAGACCAGCAGGGGTTTCGCGGGCTCCTCGCACGAGCCGGTTCGCCGTCTGTGATCTCCTCGTCCGTGAGCGGAATCACGTCCACGATCGCCTCGCGTCCGACCGGCCCGACGGAGCGGGTGTTCGTCGAACCGCATGGAGTCCGGACTGCATTCGAGCCGGGACGCATCCGCATTACGGGAAATCCCCTGGACCTCGCCCTGCAGGGGAAGGGCTTTTTTGAAGTGAAAACTCCCGAGGGCATTCGCTACACCAGGAACGGCATGTTCTCGTTGGATAACCAGCGACGGCTGGCGACGAATGTCGGGCATGTCGTGATGGGGACCAAGGGAGAGATCAAGGTCCCGCCCGGGACGGTGCAGATCAATGCACAGGGGACGATCCAAGTGGACGGCAACCAGATCGGCACCATCAAGGTCGTGGAGTTCCCGGATGCCCAGATGCCGCAAAAGTTTACGGAAGGGTTGTTTATGGGAGGGGAACCGAAGGTCTCAGCCGATCCTCAGTTGCAGTCGGGGCACATCGAGGAGTCGAACGTGAATTCTTTGGGCGAGATGGTGAAGATGATCCAGGGCATGCGCAGCTATGAGTCGGCGCAAAAACTGATTCAGACGCTGGACAACATGACTCAGACGGCGATCCAGGACCTGGGCCGCGTGCAGTAG
- a CDS encoding Flagellar basal-body rod protein FlgG, which translates to MIRAMWTAATGMTAQQLNVDTIAHNLANVNTNAFKRSRAEFSDLLYQIQRLPGTNASNIGVFPTGVQIGAGVRPVTVAKEWLQGNMRQTNNELDLAIDGPGFFQVSRPDGTIMYTRNGSFKRDNVGNLVTGDGDQLTPVITVPSGALKIDIGQDGTVSVLLPGVTQASQVGQIQLVRFDNPSGLVSMGNNLFLDSFASGPALQGTGGFTTGFGTLQQGFLESSNVNLAEEMVNMIIAQRSYEINSKTIQASDEMMQIANNLRR; encoded by the coding sequence ATGATTCGTGCGATGTGGACGGCGGCGACGGGCATGACCGCCCAACAACTGAATGTGGACACGATCGCTCACAACCTGGCGAACGTGAACACCAACGCCTTCAAGCGCAGCCGCGCGGAATTCTCAGACCTGCTCTATCAGATCCAACGGTTGCCCGGCACGAATGCGTCCAACATCGGAGTCTTTCCCACGGGGGTTCAGATCGGAGCCGGTGTACGTCCCGTCACGGTCGCCAAGGAATGGCTGCAGGGCAACATGAGGCAGACGAACAACGAGCTTGATCTGGCCATCGACGGGCCGGGATTCTTCCAGGTTTCCAGGCCGGACGGCACGATCATGTACACGCGCAACGGGTCGTTCAAGCGCGACAACGTGGGCAACCTGGTCACGGGCGACGGCGACCAGCTGACGCCGGTTATCACGGTTCCCTCCGGCGCGCTGAAAATCGATATCGGCCAGGACGGGACGGTCTCGGTCCTGCTTCCAGGCGTGACTCAAGCGTCCCAGGTGGGCCAGATTCAGCTGGTGCGGTTCGACAATCCATCAGGCCTTGTCTCCATGGGCAATAATCTGTTCCTCGACAGCTTTGCGTCGGGACCGGCGCTCCAGGGAACCGGCGGGTTTACCACCGGATTTGGAACGTTGCAGCAGGGGTTCCTGGAAAGTTCCAACGTCAATTTGGCGGAGGAGATGGTCAACATGATCATCGCCCAACGGAGTTATGAAATTAACTCCAAGACGATTCAAGCCTCGGACGAAATGATGCAGATCGCCAACAACCTGCGCCGGTAA
- a CDS encoding Flagellar basal-body P-ring formation protein FlgA — MIRAGLILIATISVVQGLVLLAIAADGRPNRTAAGKPYDGTQQGGHDLTSARGKRFIYPEQVRSAIHDYVMRELAGRVTDCQVALGDPQQPIAAPAGTIDLQVSASQSDEPLGRRVFHMHLVVNGRFIKTFDATADIAAVLEVVVPVRPIKVDEQIERDDVGTDRVVLFDLKQPFATNPAEVIGKAASRPLPPQSPIRLTAVRRPFVVRKGDRVTIEARQGGLSIQTVGVTKSHGELGQTITVSNVDSGKELRATIVAPGVVRVNF, encoded by the coding sequence GTGATTCGAGCCGGCCTCATTCTCATCGCAACAATCAGCGTGGTCCAAGGCCTGGTTCTTCTCGCGATCGCAGCGGATGGACGGCCCAACCGCACGGCCGCCGGCAAGCCGTACGATGGAACGCAGCAGGGCGGTCACGATCTAACATCCGCGCGCGGGAAACGGTTCATCTACCCTGAGCAGGTGCGCTCCGCTATTCACGATTACGTCATGCGGGAACTTGCCGGGCGGGTGACCGATTGTCAGGTCGCGCTGGGTGATCCTCAACAGCCCATCGCGGCACCGGCCGGGACAATCGATTTGCAAGTCAGCGCCTCTCAATCGGATGAACCGCTCGGCCGCCGGGTCTTTCATATGCACCTGGTGGTGAACGGGCGCTTCATCAAGACGTTCGACGCGACGGCCGATATCGCCGCCGTACTCGAAGTGGTCGTCCCGGTCAGGCCCATCAAGGTCGATGAACAGATCGAGCGCGACGACGTCGGCACGGACCGGGTTGTCCTGTTCGATTTGAAGCAGCCGTTTGCCACCAACCCTGCCGAGGTGATCGGCAAGGCGGCCAGCAGGCCGCTTCCGCCCCAGAGTCCCATCCGGCTCACCGCAGTTCGGCGTCCCTTCGTCGTGCGCAAAGGCGATCGTGTGACGATCGAAGCCCGGCAGGGAGGGCTTTCTATTCAAACCGTCGGCGTCACCAAGTCCCACGGTGAATTGGGGCAGACCATCACCGTCTCCAATGTGGATTCCGGCAAGGAGTTGCGGGCGACCATCGTGGCTCCGGGGGTGGTGCGTGTCAACTTTTAA
- a CDS encoding Flagellar L-ring protein FlgH — MAACSASPSTKQQKVDVPQLPPPKTAGSLWQEENGRAYLYEDLRAMRTGDIITIRIEEKHKGSKSADTSAEKDSTVSNSLSGSGVGYLGIPGVRLSGEARRGFGIDASASNKFGGKGATNREDTLTGTISAIVTEVLPNGDLRIEGRREVTVNSERQIMTIGGIVRRVDVDTKNTVQSSAIADAKIEYSGLGVVDDVQRPGWFVRILDWVYPF; from the coding sequence ATGGCTGCCTGTTCAGCCTCCCCCAGCACGAAGCAACAGAAGGTGGACGTACCTCAATTGCCTCCGCCGAAGACTGCGGGATCGCTCTGGCAAGAGGAGAACGGCCGGGCCTACCTCTATGAAGATCTTCGCGCGATGCGGACCGGGGACATCATCACGATCAGGATCGAAGAAAAACACAAGGGGTCGAAGAGCGCCGATACCAGTGCTGAAAAGGACTCCACTGTGTCGAACAGCTTGAGCGGAAGCGGAGTCGGATATCTCGGCATTCCGGGGGTCCGCTTGAGCGGTGAAGCCAGGCGAGGATTCGGTATCGACGCCAGCGCATCGAATAAGTTCGGCGGCAAGGGTGCCACGAATCGCGAAGACACGTTGACCGGGACCATCTCGGCCATTGTGACGGAAGTGTTGCCGAACGGCGACCTGCGGATCGAGGGGCGGCGGGAAGTGACCGTCAATTCGGAACGGCAAATCATGACCATCGGCGGCATCGTCCGGCGTGTCGATGTCGATACCAAGAATACCGTGCAATCGAGCGCGATTGCCGACGCCAAAATCGAGTATTCCGGGCTGGGCGTGGTGGACGACGTGCAGCGCCCCGGCTGGTTCGTCCGTATCCTGGATTGGGTCTATCCGTTCTGA
- a CDS encoding Flagellar P-ring protein FlgI, with product MTRPRKQQRVMIMQCFRLMLSSGVVRTADVDPDLLPRPWALPAPKPVPEPVARPQGLPWFRRAVVGMAAFLTISLLSVSLAQAVRVKDVATIEGVRENQLIGYGLVVGLDRTGDQVIGGQFTIQAMMSMLNKMGINLVISPIQLLTRNIASVMVTAKLPPFVKPGMTLDAVVSSMANAKSLQGGTLLLTPLKAPNQQVFAVAQGPVSIGGFLGGTGGPGGATVTKNHQAAGVVPAGAIVEKEVVVDIDSWDTVSVLLRHPDFTTAIRTAEAIDGTFGKGTAVPVNAGLVKTTLPATFQGRVVEYIATMEGLDVTVDVAAKVVVNERTGTVVLGEHVRLSTCAISHGNLTISVKNTLNVSQPPAPIIGSTQGQTTVTPDVQTEVKEQESRLVVVDQTVTLGDVVRALNAVGVTPRDLVAILSALRAAGALQANLEIV from the coding sequence ATGACGAGGCCACGAAAACAACAACGAGTGATGATCATGCAATGTTTTCGGCTCATGCTGTCGAGCGGGGTGGTGCGTACGGCCGATGTGGATCCGGATCTCTTGCCCCGTCCATGGGCGCTCCCTGCGCCGAAACCGGTACCTGAGCCTGTGGCCAGGCCACAGGGGCTTCCCTGGTTTCGTCGAGCCGTGGTCGGAATGGCGGCGTTTCTGACGATCTCGCTGTTGAGCGTATCGCTGGCCCAGGCAGTTCGCGTCAAGGATGTCGCCACCATCGAAGGTGTTCGAGAAAACCAATTGATCGGATATGGTCTGGTCGTCGGCCTTGATCGCACCGGCGACCAGGTCATCGGAGGACAATTCACCATTCAAGCCATGATGTCCATGTTGAACAAGATGGGCATCAACCTGGTCATCAGTCCCATTCAGCTGCTCACGCGCAACATTGCGTCGGTGATGGTGACCGCGAAACTTCCGCCCTTCGTGAAGCCCGGTATGACGCTCGACGCCGTCGTCTCCTCGATGGCGAATGCGAAGAGCCTCCAAGGCGGCACCTTGCTGTTGACGCCCTTGAAGGCCCCCAACCAACAGGTCTTTGCCGTGGCGCAGGGGCCGGTCTCCATCGGTGGGTTCTTGGGAGGGACCGGCGGTCCCGGCGGAGCGACGGTGACGAAAAACCACCAGGCCGCCGGTGTGGTGCCGGCCGGCGCGATCGTGGAAAAAGAAGTGGTCGTGGATATCGATTCCTGGGATACCGTCTCCGTCCTGCTGCGGCATCCCGACTTTACCACCGCCATCCGGACCGCAGAGGCGATCGACGGCACGTTTGGGAAGGGGACTGCCGTACCGGTGAATGCGGGACTCGTCAAAACGACGCTCCCTGCAACCTTCCAAGGTCGGGTCGTGGAATACATTGCGACCATGGAAGGGCTGGACGTCACGGTCGATGTCGCGGCCAAGGTCGTGGTCAACGAACGCACCGGCACTGTCGTATTGGGTGAACATGTCCGTCTCTCCACCTGTGCCATCTCGCACGGCAACCTCACGATTTCGGTCAAGAATACCCTCAATGTGTCGCAACCTCCCGCGCCGATCATCGGGTCGACTCAAGGGCAGACCACCGTCACCCCAGATGTGCAGACCGAAGTGAAGGAACAGGAGTCGCGCCTGGTGGTCGTGGATCAAACGGTGACCCTCGGCGATGTCGTGCGGGCACTGAATGCGGTGGGAGTGACTCCCCGCGATCTGGTGGCCATTTTGTCCGCGTTGCGGGCGGCAGGCGCACTTCAAGCGAATCTTGAGATCGTATAG